Within uncultured Methanoregula sp., the genomic segment CGCTCAATAGTTTTCCCCTGACGGGGGAGTTTCTCACTTTTGAAAAAGATGTACCGGATTATATCGTGCCCGGTTGTAAGGAATATCTGGTCTCCAGCCAGGGCTTCCGGTCGGGAACTGTCCATTCAGTGAGATATCTCTTCCCGCCTCAGGCAGAATTTCCCTTCAGATGTCCCTCTGGTGGTTCATTCGCAGACAAGGTACTGACCGGCTCCTCAGGTTACCCCGAACCGGAGGTTTATCATACATCCCCGCGAGTCCTGTCTGATCAGGAACTCCGGGATGCCCTCTCTTGTAACTCAGAACTATAACGAATGGACCGAAGGCCTGGATACGCACCAGAGCATGATCTCCATCTTTTATCATATCCGTGACATTCCCTACTCGCTCGTCGCACCGGTGCGTGATTCCCTGTCAGCACCGGAACAACTTCTTCGGACCGGAAAAGGATCGTGCGGTCCCAAGCATCACCTGCTTGCGGAGATGTACCGGAGACTGAACCTGAATGTTGCTTATGCCACGATTGCGTTCTCATGGAATGATCCGGATCTTCTCTACCCGCCCGAGCTTCGGGAACTTGTTACCTGCGTCCCGGTCTCCCATCATCTTGCCTGCAGGGTGCAGATCGGGGGCCGGTGGGTTCTCGTGGATGCCACCTGGGATCCCCCGCTTGCCCGGGCGGGCTTTCCGGTCAATGAACACTGGGACGGGTGGGCGGATACCAAATGTGCCGTAAAAGCGCTCCGGTCGCCGGTCCGGACAGCGTTCTGCCGCACGCTGACCAACGAACCCTGCCGGACAAAAGAGGAAGCCGGGTTTTCCCCCCTTGATGGAGAGAGAGATCACCGGGATGCAGAGGACCAGATACGGTATTACGCAGAGAAGGTCGCAGTGAGGACTCCTGATGACCGTGAACGCATCTCCCGCTTCGCCCGGGAATTCGAGGCGTGGCTGGAACGCGTGAGAAGCTAGTTCGTCCGGTCGTTACCTGTTATTTTTAATGCCTGTATTCCTATATTCCTGATTTATGGCATCATCTCCCTGGCAGGATCAGACGCTAATGCGGCTGGTTATCCTGTTATTTCTCTGTACTGGTGTGGCGTTCGTCGCGTTCGGGCATGTTTTTCCCCCGCTTACATCCGTCGCTGCGCCTGTGACGCAGTCTCCGCCGGGCATGGTGACCGGCAGTTCCTGTCTTTCCCCGGCCAACACTGAAACAGGACCGGCAGGGAGCAGCCCGGTCAATGTAAAGATCCTTGCAGTCAACGATTTCCATGGGCAGATGTCGGCCGGGCAGACCAGTAGCAAACGGGCGGTCGGGAGTGCCCCGGTTCTTGCCTCGTACCTGAAAGCTGCCACCGATGTGTTCGGACCGGCTCACACCATCCTTGCCTTCCCGGGAGATGTCATCGGGGCATCGCCACCACAGTCCGGGCTCCTTGCAGATGAACCGACCCTGCTCTTCTTCAACGAATTTGCCAATCCCTGCTGTACGGGTGGGAACGGTCAGGGAGACTCCGGATGCAACATGGTGATGACTCCCGGCAACCACGAGTTTGACCGGGGGACCGGCGAACTTATGCGCCAGGTGTACGGGGGCGATGGCAACACCTCGATCACCCATCTTTCCGATCCCTATCCCGGTACCCTGTCCACCTATATCTGTTCGAATGTAGTCTGGAAAGAGAACGGCACTCCGATTTTTCCCCCCTATGCGATACGGAATATCAGCGGGGTCCCCATCGCGTTCATCGGTGCCGATACGGTGACAACCCCGGAACGGCTGGCCCCCCACCGGGCGGATGATATCCTGTTCCTCAATGAGACCGAATCCATCAACCGGTACGTTGCAGAAGTCCACAAGCATGGGATACATGCTATCGTTGTCCTGCTTCACGAAGGTGGGGCGCAGCAGGAGTACGAGGGGGCAACACGGGCCGGGGCAAATGTGACCGGCCGGGTCACGGGCATCGTCGCCGGTCTCGATGGGGACGTGGATGTGGTTCTCTCGGCCCATACGCACCAGTTCACGAATGCATATCTTCCCAATGCAGCCGGAAAACCCGTACTGGTCACGCAGGCCTACAGTTACAGCAAGGGGTACGCGGACGTGAACCTGACCCTTGACCCCGCCACCCGGGATATCGTCAGGAAGTCTGCACAGGTTGTTATCACTTATAATGACCAACCGCCAGGTACCCCTCTGGATCCAGAATCAGCCGCTCTCCTTGCACGCGACGAACAGGCAGTCGCTCCCGTAATCGGGCGGCAGGTTGCGGTTGTCGCCCATGATATCACCCGGGACGAAAATGCAGCCGGGGAATCGGCACTCGGGGATCTTCTTGCCGATGCCCAGCGGTCAGTGCTGGAGACCGATGTCGCATTTCTTACAACCGGAACCCTACGATCCGATCTTAAAGAGGGGAATGTAACCTGGGGTGACCTTTTCGCCATCCAGCCGTTCTCGGGAACTGTTGTCTCGATGAGACTGACCGGTCAACAGGTTCGGGATGCGCTCGAAAGACAGTGGCAGGAACCGTTGCCCCCCCACACGCTTGCCGTGTCCGGTATCACCTATACCTATAATGAGACACAACCTGCCGGCAGCAGGGTGCAGGTGGTCCTTGTCGGGGGTGTCCCGCTCGATCCGGCGGCAACCTATACAGCAGCCATGATGGATTACCTTTCCGTCGGGGGTGACGGATATACGGTATTCACCACGGGGACACTTATGACGACCGGGCCGTCAGATGTCAATACCCTTGCCTCGTACCTGGGATCGCTCCCCCAGCCGGTGAACGTCACCACGGACGGGAGGATCCAGCGGATCAACTGACGGGGATCTTACCTCCCCGTCACGGTTCCCGCGTTGTTATCAGCGGGGACCTGCCTGAAGATCCGTGTTCCCGGCCCGGATGTTTGCGGCAAACGTCCGCGCAAGCAACGGACTCGCTGCCTGCGGGGGAAGTCCGAGAGCAGCGGCAGTTTTTCTCGTGACCTCCATGATTCCGGTGTCACCACCTGCTGATGCGAGTACCGTTTCGTGAATTTTCTTAAGATATGCAAGTGCCCGGTCCATCTGACCGTACACTGCTTCACCGCTCCGGGGCTCGTCCCATGCCGATAGGAGATGGCGGATACCCTGTACCGACCGGAGGAGACGTATGGATCGGACAGATGCAACAGCATCGTCATACACCGGGAGATCCCCCGGCACAGGGATGGCGTCTCCTGAGAAGAGTGCACCCTCGCCCTGCAGGAACAGGGAGATCGAACCGGCGGAATGGCCCGGTGTGTGTATCACCTGGATCTCGTATGCGCCGGTCCCGTCGATATCGATGGTATCGCCATCTTCCAGTTCGAACTCGGGCTGCACCGGTCCGCCAACAAGGGTATTGAATCCCGGTACCGGGCGCTCCCTATTCTGGCGTTCCACGTCTTCGACCCAGGTCCGTTCGGCCGCATGTACCGCAATGGTACAAGCAGTGGCCTCCCATATTGCCCGGGCCGCCCCGATGTGATCGGGATGGGAATGGGTCAGGATGATGAGCGAGATCTCCCGCGGGTCGCGGCCGATGGACCGGATATAGTCGAAGATCTGCGTTTCACAGCCTGCTACGCCCGTATCGACGAGGGTGACAGTCTCACCGGCGATGATGTACGAGTACACGAAACGATCGAGGGCTATACCGGGGGCAACCGGGACCCTGAATGGATGCCGGAGCGCGTGAATGGCGGGAGTGACCTGCATTCTGGATCTCCTGTGCCGGAATATTGGGTGGGGAAGGGTATATGGATCGCGGGCAGGTTCTGCCCGCCCCTCTTCGAATTACTTTTATGTCCCGGCCATTAAAACCGGAAAATCCATATTGATTTCCGTACCGTTCTGGCTCCTGAATGTAAGCACTCCCTTCAACTGGTGCTGCACCAGTGTCCTGATCAGTTCGAGTCCAAGACTGTTTGTATGGCGGATATCAAAATGAGCAGGCAACCCGACCCCGTCATCACGGACCGTGATACTGATCCGGCCATTTTCCTGCACTACAGAGATATCAATTGAGCCTTGTTCCCGCTCTTTGAAGGCATGTTTGTACGCATTCGAGAGGATCTCATTTACAGCGAGCGCACAGGGCAGGGCCTGATCTACAGGAAGAAAAACTTCTTCCGGATTAATCTCACACCGGATATCGTGTTCCTTATTGGAGAAAATAGCTGACAACCCGGCTATCTGGTCCCGGATCTGGCCCGTTAAACTGATTTTTCCGAACTGGTTGCAATCATACAGCCTTTTATGGATCTGCGCCATGGTCTGGATTTTGAGCATCATGTCGGTCAGAATACTGTTGGCTGATGCATCCGCAGTCTGCATCCGGGTCATATCCAGAAGCCCGGATATCAACTGGAGATTGTTCTTGACCCGGTGGTGGATCTCGCGAAGCAGGACATCCTTTTCCTGGATGGATGCACCAAGTTCCTCATTGATGCGCTTCTGTTCGCTGATGTCGTGGCTTGCGCTGATAATTGCAATAAGATTCCCATTGTCATCGAGAAGAGGTGAATCGATCAGATGAACGGGAAATTCGTGACCGTCCCGGTGATGCACCCGGTACTCCCCGGCCCTGTACTCTCCTTCATTGAGCCGTGATGAGATCTTTTGTGCGTCTTTCTCCGGTAATTCCGGAACCACAACTTCGGCCATGCTACGCCCGATGATCTCTTCCGGTTTCCAGCCGTACATCATGGTTGCCGCCTCGTTCCAGAATATGATCCTGTTGCCTGTGTCGACCGCGATGACCGCATCGCCGACTGCATCGAGCATCCGTGCCTGCAGCCGGATATAGTCTTCATCGTCTTTCCTGTCAGTGACAACGACGCTGATCTTTGTATTATTATCAGAGGAGAGCGGGCTCATGGAAATGAGAGCCGGGAGGGAACCTGTGCCTTGCCGGATCCGGACATGGATCCGGGATGTCCGCTTCACAATCCCGCCCAACGCCTTCTCGATCTCAGCGCAATGCTCTGTGCAGATGTGATCGAGGATGGATGTACCGAATACCTTCTCCGGGGATAACCGCACCATTTCGGCGAACCGGGTGTTGGTATAGAGGATCATCCCGGTCCGGGAGAGTGTGAGCGCACCTTCTTGGATATTCTCCACGAGGGCCCGGTACGGGCGATCGGCCCCGTCGAGCGTGTAGACCTGCCGGGTGTCATCCTTAGAAACGATAATTGCATCAACTTCCCCGGAGTGGATGGCATCGAGAGTCTCTTCGAGCTCGCGGACCTTTCCGCGCAGCTCTTCGAGTTCTCTCTTGTGGTCCGGGTCCGCCCGTTTCATACGATTCCTCTGGCAGTGTTCGTGGTCATACGGTGTCTGTTACTATCGGGGAACGAGGTCGAGTCCTATGAGCACTTTCTCTTTCCGCGTCATATCGCCGACAATCTTCCGGAGGGGCAGCGGAAGATTTTTGATCAGGGTCGGCGCCGCAAGTACGAGGTCGACTACGTTCTTTGAATGGTCCTGGTAGATGTCGATCACCTCGAGCTCATACCTGCCCGGCAAGTACTCCTCGCAGATCTTCTTTACGTTCTCGACTGCGGCCTGGGACCTGAAATTGTTGCCGGCGATATAGAGACGGAGCACGTACATCCCGGTCTCCTTTTCCGCCAGAGCCCGCTCAAAATCCGCCGTGACATCGGCCTGTTCCCTCTTTGCCACTTTTTTTCCCGGCCTGGTTCCTGCCCTGTCCGACGTCTTCATCCGCCTGCCATCCTCAGGTCCAGACCGACGAGAACCTTCTCCGTGTTGGAAAGATTCCCGATGATTTTCTTGACCGGGGTCGGCAGATTACGGATGAGGGTCGGGACCGCAATAATCTGGTGGTCTTTTGCGAGCTGCGGGTTTTTCAAAAGGTCAATGACCTCGATTGTGTACTGGCAGTCCAGGTGTTTCTCGCAGATCTTCCTGAGGTTATCAAAGGCTGTCAGGGAATTGGGGGTCTGCCCCGCTACATACAGTCGCAGGATCCATGCTTCGCCCGCAGGTTCTTCGCTTTTTTTCTTTCGATTGATTTTTGGTGTTGATGGCAAATGTTTCACCTCGCCAAATGTCCGCATCACTGGTCGACCTGCCGCTGGGTCGCGATCTCTTTCGTGGTCCTTTCTATCGCTTTCTCGCTGGAGATATCCTGGCCAATGAGGATCTTCATCTCGTCTTCCTCGCGTGTATACCGCTCTTTGAGCACCGCAATCTCGTTCTCCATTGTCCTGCGCTTGCTCTCAAGCTCCCGCTCCTTGCGTTCGATCTCCTCGCTCTTGCGGAGCCGGTCTACGGTCTCACGGCTTTCCTGTGCCAGCCGGGCGGAACCGAAGAGGACGCCCCCACTCCCTTTGTACACATCGAGGAGCTGGATGCCCTTATCCGACAGGACAAACTCGCGGAACTGGTTGGAGTGGGCCATCCCCCGTGCTTTGATGACGGAGAATGCGCGGTTCCGCTCTCCGTTCCCTTCAACGTTCTTGAGGATGAGCCACGCGTCCATTAAGGAAGACACGTGCATCTCGGTCGGCTCGATTGCATATGCCCCGGCATTCACGTCGTTCGAGAGATTGGTGAAGAGCCCGGTTATCTGGAGGGACTTGGCAAAATCGATGAGACGCATCAGCATCGAGCGGACCTGGATGTCGTCACCAATGGGATAGAGGTTGGAGATGGGGTCGACTGCCACAACCCGGGGCTTGAACTCCCCGATGAGCTTCAGCATCACGGATAGGTGCATCTCGAGACTGTATGCCGTTGGCCGTACCGCGTGGAATTTCAGGAGGCCGGATTTGACCCACGGTTCAAGGTTTACGCCGATGGACACCATGTTCCGCAGGAGCTGGCTCTCGGACTCTTCAAAGATGAAGAAGAGGCATTTCTCGCCCCGCCGGCACGCTGCATCGATAAAGGTAGCGGCGATGCTCGTTTTGCCTGTCCCTGCCTGCCCTGAGACAAGGATGGATGATCCGCGATAGAACCCTTTTCCCCCGAGCATCGTGTCGAGACGGGGAATGCCGGTGGAGATCCGCTCATGCGATGCCTTGTGGGTGAGGGACAATGAGGTGATAGGGAGAACGGAGATGCCATCGCTGCTGATCAGGAACGGGTACTCGTCTGTTCCATGGATGCTGCCGCGGTACTTGACGATGCGGAGGCGACGCGTCGCGATCTGGTTCATGAGCCGGTGGTCGAGAGTGATGACGCAGTCTGCGACATACTCTTCAAGGCCGTACTTGGTGATCGTCCGGTCACCGCGTTCGCCCGTGACGACTGCTGTCACGCCCCGTTCTTTCAGCCAGAGGAAGAGCCGGCGCAGTTCCGACCGGAGGATCGCTTCGTTGGCAAAGCCGGAGAAGAGGGCTTCCAACGTGTCAATGGCGACCCTTTTTGCACCGACTTCGTCGATCATTGCGCCGAGCCGGATGAACAGGCCTTCGAGGTCATACTCGCCGGTCTCTTCGATCTCGGATCGGTCGATGGTGATGTGGTCGAGGACCAGTTTTTTCTGGCGGACGAGTTCGTCGAGGTCGAACCCCATTGACCTGAAATTCTTTTTCAGGTCGTCGATTTTCTCCTCGAATGCGATAAAAACGCCTGGTTCATGGTGATCGGTGATTCCCCGGACAATGAACTCCATGGCAAAGAGCGTTTTTCCGCATCCCGGGCCCCCGCTGACAAGCGATGGCCTGCCTTTCGGGAGTCCGCCGCCGGTAATATCATCAAATCCCTTGATCCCTGAAGGGACTTTTTCAAATTCCATCGTTGCTGCGACTCTGTCCGTCTTTCTTTTTTTCGTGATCCTGCACCCCTGTTTTCCCACGGTTATGATTGTGAAAAGACGATGATGACTATAAAAGGACTTGTCTATATTGCATTTTTTGCAACATCCCTTCTCTCGATAGCATTTTTTGCATTATTGTCGGAAAACGAGAGGCCGGAATGTGACTATGCCCCAAACCCGTTCTCTCCCTAATCTCTCCCGGGAAGCGCCCGGGCGAGCTCTTCAGCTTCCGGCGGGCTCGCGGTGCTGAAGAATTCCGGGGAACACTGGGGGTGGGGTGTACCCCCCCGCATGTAGTCAGCGACCGCCCCCCTCCCCCCCCATCTCAACCATGAGTAACGCCCGGTTTTTTGCATGCGACAGGGGAGCGGTTCGCGTGGAGTATCCGGCGTTGATCGCCTGTTTCCCGGCATTCACAAAAATGAGTAGGTTGCTGGGATCTCCTGATTGGGTGGGGGGGTGTACCCCCCGTCACTTTGATCATGGAGGGGGGGTCACCCCCCCAGTCGAAATTTTTGTGCGGGGGGTATGCCCCCCACCCCCTCCTGGTTTACCGGGCGCAGAGGGCGGGACCAAATGTAAAAGAAGAATATCCCCAAAAAACAATTCTCTGGTACTCCAGGGGATACCCATATGGTAGTTGCAGAACCGATCAACAAAGTCAATCTTGAGCGTATCACGAACGGCATTTATGCCTTCACCATGACCCTGATGATCCGGAACATCCAGACGCCCGCGGCCGGCACCCTGACTGATGCCACCACGTTCTTCCGGTTCCTCGATACCACCATCCTTTCTGTTATCGACTTCATCGGGGCGTTTCTCATCCTCGGCATGTTCTGGCTCTTCTACTTCCAGATGTTCCACCGCATGAAAACCTTCGACTCCCGGTTCCTCTACATCCACCTTCTCTCCCTCATGATAGTCGTCTTCGTCCCGTTCACCCAGGCCTTCACCTCTGACGGCTCCGAAATCCCGATATCGGATATCGTTTTCCAGCTCAACTATCTCGCACTCGCTGTCCTGCTTGCCTTTGCCTGGTACTATGCACGTTGCTCAAACCCGTCCCTGCTTGTCCCGGAACTGACGAATGCGGAGGCTTCTTTCCAGCAGAAAAAGTACCTTGTGCCTGTCGGGGTTTCCATCTTCGGGATCGCAGTTCTCCTCTCCGGGCTCCCCTACTTCGACATTATCTACTTCTTCCCGTTTGTCATCCTGATCATTTTCTTCCGGCATCCCCCCGGCGCGCCGGCAGAATCTTCCTGATTTTCGGTGAATCCGTCTCATGTTGCGGGGGTTGACCCGAATCCCCTGTTTCCCGGTTTATCCGGCCATGCACCATATTGCCGCATCATTGCACGCATTGCATGAGCGATCTATAGAGGGACAATATCCGCATATAGATACCCCATCATTTCCTGTGGAACTGCATTCCTATACAATCCCCTTTCAATGAAGAGCCTGACCGAACCGGTCCTGCATTTCCCGGGGGACCTGTGCGTACACGATCTCGCGGGGCATTTCCCCCAGACCTATTGCAGTCGCGTGCCGGATGCAGGGGTGATCCCTCACCGGGATTTTTAGCAGGTCCTGCACATTCGGGTTCTGGTACAGCAGTATCCGCTCGGACAGTTTCGGAAAGAACGGAACCCGGGTCTTGAGATCTTTTAAGAGCGCCAGGGCAAATGCCTCAGCTCCAACCTGGTCAGCGCTTGCAAATACGAGCCCCGGATCGGGGTTTGTGACATACGCCCTTCCCAGACCCACCGGTCCCACCCGGATCGCGAACCGGTCAGGACCAAATGTTGTCTGCGCTTTGGTTGCCACAAAGAGGGTTAAGCGAAGCTTCTCCCGGATCGCATCGCTGATCTCCACGATCTTCTCAAAGAACGTTCCCGTCCTGTCATCCCGGGAAACGAGGGTACTCCCCGTTGCCAGATCGGTGATGGATTTGTTGTACGGCCCGTTGGCATGGAACTCCATTCGGCTGTCCTCGCGGAGCATCCCCACCATGCACTTCAACCCGAGTGTAGCCCCTGCCTGGCTGTGGGCGCTGACCCGGGGAAGGCAGATGATGTGATCCGCCTTCTTTGTCCATGCCGTGATGAAAAAACCGGACTGCCACGATGCAGTATGCTGCGACTGGTGATGGAAGAACCCCTCGTCCCATCCCCCGTCTTCGAAACTGACAAACCGGGGATCGTCGTGGGAACCCATACCCGAATGAGCATAATTGGCCCGGCTGCTCCCCCGTATCACGCCAGCTTTATGGTGCAGCACGTGTCCGATACCGGACTGGTCCCCGATCACGACCTTCGCACCGCGTTCTTCCAGCAGTCCTGCCACAACCCGGATCGAGAGCGGGTGCGTTGTAGACGGATACGGGTCAGGGGAGTTCAGCGCAGGTTTGAGGAGAACAATATCACCGCTGCGGAGCCAGGAGCAGTTATCCGATGCCGCCAGGAACGTGTCGCGGATACGGGTTGAAAGCGTGTCGCTGGAGGGGTTGGCCCCGGCCCCGGTTACATAAAGCGGTTTCATGTACGGGATGTATCGGGATACCAATATAAAAAGGATGCAGCAGAACGCGGTGCGTCAGCCATTGGAAAAAACGCTTCAGAACAAGAGTGGGCCCGTCGAGATTCGAACTCGAGATCTTCGCCGTGTGAAGGCGACGTCATAGCCAACTAGACCACGAGCCCAGAATGCATCGACCGGGAATTGAACCCGGGCTATAGGCTTGGAAGGCCTAAGTCATACCACTAGACCATCGATGCACTGTGCTCTACAATTTTGGCGGGGCGGGGTATTAATAATTGTCACCGGTTTTCTGGAACGGTACACGCTCCGGGCCTGCACCGGGCAGGAATCTCTGCATCTCGAAAAAATGCATATAATGGTGATGGCCGGAAGAATTCACCGGTCCGGCACGAGAGCGGCAAGTATCGCGAGCACCGGACCGATGACAAGACCTGCCCAGAAAATGAGCCCGGCAATCCCGATGATGAGCAGGTAAATCCTGTCCTTTAGGGCCCGGGGCCCGGGCTGCCGTGCAATCCGCAGTGCAGAGAGTCCGAGGCCGGCAGGTACCAGGATAAAGAGCAGGGTGAGGAGGACTCCCGGAGAATAACCGGTGATGTTGACCACATGGAGCATCTGGACAAAGGTCATCGCAACCCCGCCAAGGTACAGCAGCCCGGCAATGGATGCAAACCAGAACGCGAAGCCGGGCTTTTTACCCTGCCGCTGTACACGCCGTCCGATTATGATGAACCCGATCATCACAACTGCGAGGAAAGGGGCCAGAACCTCCAGGATGAATTGCCCTTCCCATAGATGAGTTTCGATCACATTGACCGGCACGAACACCCATTCTGACGGGCTGAATTCCTCACGGTACCCGACCGCGAGGCTGTACTGCGTCTCATCCGCCGGGCTCACGACTGCCACGTACCAGGTGCCTGCCGTAGTAATCTCCCGCGAAAAATTCGACACTTCATATATTGCTGCGGGGCTGAACGGCTCGTAGTCCGCCCGGAGCGGCGGGTGCCCCCGGATGATTTCTGCACCGTACCCTGCAGGAATTTCCACGGTTGGGGGAACGGTGGCCGGTGCCGGCAGCCCCCCGGGTCCCATGACGATCATATCCGGTACCGGTTTGTCATACCCGTTGTTCATGAGGGAGAGCACGAGACGGTCGCCGGGTTGCATGGCGAGCTGGTAATATGCCACATCGCCGGTATGGTGGAGATGGCCATAGATGGCATACGATTTTGCCGGCGTTTCTATGGAGAGTGCTGTGCTGATATTCTGGTTATTTTCGGCGCTGACCGGGACGTGGGCGCACACCGGAACGATCAGGATGAGTACAAGGAGCACTGCCAGCGGAAGAGAGAACCGGCGGATCATACGGTATAACGATTGGTATCTCCGGGTACATGAATGTGCAGGGCATCAGTCGGAAGCCGTGCTCTGGCCGGTTGCGGCAAAAAAAGGGTTAGTAGCCCCGGAGCTCTGACTCGACTTTCTCGAGGTTTGCAATACGCTTCTCGAGCGGCGGGTGGGTCGAGAAGAGCTCCATGATTGAGTTCCCCGAGAGTGCCGGGATGATGAAGAACGCGTTTGCGCCTTCTACCTTTGCCTTGGCGTCCGGGGGAATCACATCCATCCGCCCGCTGATCTTATTGAGGGCTGACATGAGTGCCCGGGGGTTCCGGGTGATGAGTGCACTGCCCCGGTCAGCAGCAAACTCCCGGTAGCGGGAGAGCGCAAGGATGAGGAGAGTGCTTACTGCGTAGACAATGATCGAGACGATCCAGATCACTATCCAGGATCCGCCGTTCTCCCGGTTGTTCCCTCCGAAGAGTGCCGAGAAGAAGAAGCTCTGCATGATCATCGAGGCTATCATGGCGATGAAACTTGCGAGCGTCATCGTCAGGATGTCGCGGTTCTTCACGTGGGCAAGTTCGTGGGCAAGTACTGCCTCAAGCTCGTCCTTATTCAGGAGCCGCATGATCGAATCCGTGCAGGCTACGACCGCATGTTTCGGGCTCCTTCCGGTTGCAAATGCGTTGGGAACCGGGCTCTGCATGATAGCAATCCTGGGCAGCGGAAGGTCAGCCTCTTTGCAGAGCTTCTCCACCGTCCGGTGCAGTTCAGGATACTCGTCGGCTTCGATAACGCGTGCGCCGGTTGACCAGAGTACCATCTTGTCCGAGAAGAAGTACTG encodes:
- the htpX gene encoding zinc metalloprotease HtpX translates to MEWKRDWGLTARVWFTGLLLLLLYLVFMTILLAFGVGYWFIVVIAVAMGLFQYFFSDKMVLWSTGARVIEADEYPELHRTVEKLCKEADLPLPRIAIMQSPVPNAFATGRSPKHAVVACTDSIMRLLNKDELEAVLAHELAHVKNRDILTMTLASFIAMIASMIMQSFFFSALFGGNNRENGGSWIVIWIVSIIVYAVSTLLILALSRYREFAADRGSALITRNPRALMSALNKISGRMDVIPPDAKAKVEGANAFFIIPALSGNSIMELFSTHPPLEKRIANLEKVESELRGY